A genomic segment from Thiohalorhabdus sp. Cl-TMA encodes:
- the cimA gene encoding citramalate synthase, protein MANLTDKTFEVFDTTLRDGGQSEAVGFSVEDKLQLTEALDHLGVDFIEGGWPGANPRDDAFFEAARGLTRRHARLLAFGSTMRAGNAPAEDPVLSGLVSARPDGVVIFGKAWDLHVELGLGIGLEENLDLIRESVAYLKAQVGLVLFDAEHFFDGYRADPEYALRTLDAAVAGGADRLVLCDTNGGSLPAQIGEAVDAVRTRFPDTVAGIHCHNDGGLAVANSLAAVEHGVRHVQGTLNGLGERCGNADLTAILPNLILKLGYRGGALGTAELERLTATSRLVDELANRSPQNNQPFVGQSAFAHKGGVHVSAVRKDARTYEHIAPEAVGNIRRILVSDQSGKSNIVHKLQELGLMERLEGNDAAVTQVVERVKDLEHQGYQFEGADASFELVVRRVIGDLPEYFRLVGFRVLDAKRHAGEAPESEATVMLEVGGERAHTAGSGNGPVNALDHALRKALAGFYPELREMDLVDFKVRVVSAGGGTDAAVRVLIESGDGHGNWGTVGVSANVIEASYQALVDAVTYKLAKSGRSDHLQAGDSFAERAEAGLDASR, encoded by the coding sequence TTGGCGAATCTTACCGATAAAACCTTCGAAGTCTTCGATACCACCCTCCGGGACGGCGGGCAGTCCGAGGCCGTGGGCTTCTCCGTGGAGGACAAGCTCCAGCTGACGGAGGCCCTGGACCACCTGGGGGTGGACTTCATCGAGGGCGGCTGGCCCGGGGCCAATCCCCGCGACGACGCCTTCTTCGAGGCGGCGCGAGGGTTGACGCGCAGGCACGCCCGCCTGCTCGCCTTCGGCTCCACCATGCGCGCCGGCAACGCGCCGGCGGAGGATCCGGTGCTCTCCGGCCTGGTCTCCGCCCGGCCGGACGGCGTGGTGATCTTCGGCAAGGCCTGGGACTTGCATGTGGAGCTGGGGCTCGGCATCGGCCTGGAGGAGAATCTGGACCTGATCCGGGAGTCGGTGGCCTACCTGAAGGCGCAGGTGGGGCTGGTGCTGTTCGATGCCGAGCATTTCTTCGACGGCTACCGCGCCGATCCCGAGTACGCGCTGCGCACCCTGGACGCTGCCGTGGCGGGCGGCGCCGACCGGCTGGTGCTGTGCGACACCAACGGCGGCAGCCTGCCGGCGCAGATCGGCGAGGCGGTGGACGCCGTGCGGACGCGGTTCCCGGACACGGTGGCCGGCATCCACTGCCACAACGACGGCGGCCTGGCGGTGGCCAATAGCCTCGCCGCCGTGGAGCACGGCGTCCGCCACGTGCAGGGTACCCTGAATGGCCTGGGCGAGCGCTGCGGCAACGCCGACCTCACCGCCATCCTGCCCAACCTGATCCTTAAGCTGGGCTACCGAGGGGGGGCGCTGGGCACTGCGGAGCTGGAGCGCCTGACGGCCACCTCGCGGCTGGTGGATGAGCTGGCCAACCGCAGTCCGCAGAACAACCAGCCCTTCGTGGGCCAGTCCGCATTCGCGCACAAGGGCGGCGTGCACGTATCGGCAGTGCGCAAGGACGCGCGCACCTACGAGCACATCGCCCCGGAGGCGGTGGGCAATATCCGCCGCATCCTGGTCTCCGACCAGTCCGGCAAGTCCAACATCGTCCACAAGCTCCAGGAACTGGGGCTCATGGAGCGGCTGGAGGGCAACGACGCCGCCGTCACCCAGGTGGTGGAGCGCGTCAAGGACCTGGAGCACCAGGGCTACCAGTTCGAGGGCGCCGACGCCTCCTTCGAGCTGGTGGTGCGCCGGGTCATCGGCGACCTGCCCGAGTATTTCCGCCTGGTGGGCTTCCGGGTGCTGGACGCCAAGCGCCATGCCGGCGAGGCTCCGGAGAGCGAGGCCACCGTCATGCTGGAAGTGGGCGGCGAACGGGCCCATACCGCCGGCAGCGGCAACGGTCCGGTGAACGCCCTGGACCACGCCCTGCGCAAGGCCCTGGCGGGATTCTATCCCGAGCTGCGGGAGATGGATCTTGTGGACTTCAAGGTCCGGGTGGTCTCCGCCGGCGGCGGTACCGACGCCGCGGTGCGGGTACTGATCGAATCCGGGGACGGCCACGGCAACTGGGGAACCGTGGGCGTCTCCGCCAACGTCATCGAGGCCTCCTACCAGGCGCTGGTGGATGCGGTAACCTACAAGCTCGCGAAGAGCGGCCGTTCCGACCATTTGCAGGCGGGCGATTCCTTCGCGGAACGGGCGGAAGCCGGACTGGACGCGTCCCGCTGA
- a CDS encoding L,D-transpeptidase family protein: protein MRVRVLIGLLLGVAAPAAMAAESVVGNAFFHNSPAQQMVLVEKDAYSAYLVEAENDRPRVVKRFDQVLMGANGGDKLVEGDKRTPEGVYYIQRYIPSTSLAAMYGAGAFPLNYPNIVDRIEDKTGYGIWLHGVDEDDEDKRATKGCVAFDNSNLEVLKEALDIGTPVVITKDAEFLSPARYQERRADLFARLKGFLSAWENNDFAALKSYVHPDFRNAQGEDAEAYLAQKKRLMDLYPQRQVDADHIQVYKENGHRVVYDFDQFYCAANVAAYGRKRLYFKQGESGRPRLMAAEYFPRAAAPEILRRVKDFLAGWRRSWENRDLGSYLDHYAADFTHNGADLEQWRTYKKGVFQRRSNIQVGMEHLWVRRIRPNRYVVGFDQRFRSDDYNDYGVKTLVLSGCPGAFEISAEYWRPLP from the coding sequence ATGCGCGTACGGGTGCTGATCGGTTTGCTATTGGGGGTGGCGGCACCGGCGGCGATGGCCGCCGAGTCCGTGGTGGGGAACGCGTTCTTCCACAACAGCCCCGCCCAGCAGATGGTCCTCGTGGAGAAGGACGCCTACTCGGCCTACCTGGTGGAGGCCGAGAACGACCGCCCCCGGGTGGTGAAGCGGTTCGACCAGGTGCTCATGGGCGCCAACGGCGGCGACAAGCTGGTGGAGGGGGACAAGCGCACGCCGGAGGGTGTCTACTATATCCAGCGCTATATCCCCTCCACGAGCCTGGCGGCCATGTACGGCGCCGGCGCCTTCCCCCTGAACTACCCGAACATCGTGGACCGCATCGAGGACAAGACCGGCTACGGCATCTGGCTCCACGGCGTGGACGAGGACGATGAGGACAAGCGGGCCACCAAGGGCTGCGTGGCTTTCGACAACAGCAACCTGGAGGTCCTCAAAGAAGCGTTGGACATCGGTACCCCGGTGGTGATCACCAAGGACGCCGAGTTCCTCTCCCCCGCCCGCTATCAGGAGCGCCGCGCGGACCTCTTCGCCCGGCTTAAGGGCTTCCTGTCCGCCTGGGAGAACAACGATTTCGCCGCCCTGAAGTCCTATGTCCACCCCGACTTCCGCAACGCGCAAGGGGAGGACGCCGAGGCCTACCTGGCGCAGAAGAAGCGGCTCATGGACCTCTATCCGCAGCGCCAGGTGGACGCCGATCACATCCAGGTCTACAAGGAGAACGGCCACCGGGTGGTCTACGATTTCGACCAGTTCTACTGCGCCGCCAACGTGGCCGCCTACGGGCGAAAGCGCCTGTATTTCAAGCAGGGCGAGTCCGGCCGGCCGCGCCTCATGGCCGCCGAGTACTTCCCCCGCGCCGCCGCCCCGGAGATCCTGCGCCGGGTCAAGGACTTCCTGGCCGGGTGGCGCCGGTCCTGGGAGAACCGGGACCTGGGCTCCTACCTGGACCACTACGCCGCCGATTTCACCCACAACGGCGCCGATCTGGAGCAGTGGCGCACCTACAAGAAGGGCGTGTTCCAGCGCCGCTCCAACATCCAGGTGGGCATGGAGCACCTCTGGGTGCGGCGCATACGTCCCAACCGGTACGTGGTGGGCTTCGATCAGCGCTTCCGCAGCGACGACTACAACGACTACGGGGTGAAAACGCTGGTGCTTTCCGGCTGCCCCGGGGCATTTGAAATTTCCGCGGAATATTGGAGACCACTGCCTTGA
- a CDS encoding M14/M99 family metallopeptidase has translation MKRFGGWLLALAGVLAWGGASGVQAVERPSTQHEVHFAGTNYELNIYRIHGRHDGKTLLIVGGIQGDEPGAFMSADFYSDLSLQKGNLIVVPRANLKSIILDKRGADGDMNRRFLSQPRVKKEMDRVVRKLKKLMGEADLFLHLHDGWGFHYPEYVSKWRNPKRYGQSIITDANRFPCENGTELDLKGWAKGVLKEVNARIPKEKHHLHYFNTHTWKPDTPFPSMKKTATWYALRKHCTPAFGVEASKHLPTLEMKVRHHNYVINAFMERLDIVPESPQVFLPEPRLRYAVVQVNGEPRTLQDGQTLWVEKGDRVGVTEIQANYERGLSCDVAGYAGLNDLGKAVKVQAETRIVFRKDNEPMAAIPVRLNGRHKTEHRVFLVEINGEERVFLDGATVDVGPDDSLRLVKTFGDSINDMQPKLNFKGWVPEQSGVNDGDDRGYEIAMDGAFWSKYSRRGRGRVYPVVAVNGEDEEIGRIWVRVREETEQPTEATAQR, from the coding sequence TTGAAACGGTTCGGGGGATGGCTGCTGGCCCTGGCTGGGGTCCTCGCCTGGGGGGGAGCGAGCGGGGTCCAGGCCGTAGAGCGCCCCTCCACGCAGCACGAGGTGCACTTCGCGGGTACCAATTACGAGCTCAACATCTACCGCATCCACGGACGCCACGACGGCAAGACCCTGCTGATCGTCGGCGGCATCCAGGGGGACGAGCCGGGCGCCTTCATGTCCGCCGATTTCTACTCGGACCTCTCCCTGCAGAAGGGCAACCTGATCGTTGTTCCCCGCGCCAACCTCAAGTCCATCATCCTGGACAAGCGCGGCGCCGACGGCGACATGAACCGGCGCTTCCTGAGCCAGCCCCGGGTCAAGAAGGAGATGGACCGGGTGGTGCGCAAGCTCAAGAAGCTCATGGGGGAGGCGGACCTCTTCCTCCACCTGCACGACGGCTGGGGCTTCCACTATCCCGAATACGTGAGCAAGTGGCGCAATCCCAAGCGCTACGGCCAATCCATCATCACCGACGCCAACCGCTTCCCGTGCGAGAACGGCACCGAGCTGGACCTGAAAGGCTGGGCAAAGGGGGTGCTGAAAGAGGTCAACGCCCGGATCCCCAAGGAAAAGCACCACCTCCACTACTTCAATACCCATACCTGGAAGCCGGATACGCCCTTCCCGTCCATGAAGAAGACGGCCACCTGGTACGCGCTGCGCAAGCACTGCACGCCGGCCTTCGGGGTGGAGGCCTCCAAGCACCTGCCCACCCTGGAGATGAAGGTCCGCCACCACAATTACGTGATCAACGCCTTCATGGAGCGCCTCGACATCGTCCCGGAGAGCCCCCAGGTCTTCCTGCCGGAGCCGCGCCTCCGGTACGCGGTGGTGCAGGTCAACGGTGAGCCGCGCACCCTCCAGGACGGCCAGACCCTATGGGTGGAGAAGGGCGATCGGGTCGGGGTAACGGAGATCCAGGCCAACTACGAGCGCGGCCTTTCCTGCGACGTGGCCGGCTATGCCGGGCTCAACGACCTGGGCAAGGCGGTGAAGGTCCAGGCCGAAACGCGCATCGTCTTCCGCAAGGACAACGAGCCCATGGCGGCCATCCCGGTTCGTCTGAACGGCCGCCACAAGACGGAGCACCGCGTCTTCCTGGTGGAGATCAACGGCGAAGAGCGCGTATTCTTGGACGGAGCCACCGTGGACGTGGGCCCCGATGACAGCCTGCGTCTGGTAAAGACCTTCGGCGACAGCATCAACGACATGCAGCCGAAGCTGAACTTCAAGGGCTGGGTGCCCGAGCAATCGGGGGTCAACGACGGCGACGACCGGGGCTATGAGATCGCCATGGACGGCGCCTTCTGGTCCAAGTACTCCCGGCGGGGACGGGGCCGAGTCTATCCGGTGGTTGCCGTGAACGGCGAGGATGAGGAAATCGGGCGTATCTGGGTCCGGGTCCGGGAGGAAACGGAGCAGCCGACCGAGGCCACGGCCCAGCGGTGA
- the acs gene encoding acetate--CoA ligase, whose amino-acid sequence MGVMTDETLESVLTENRVFEVPAEFAENARIAGMDQYREMAKRAAQDYEGFWAEQANQEITWATPFTRVLDESTPPFYKWFGDGKLNVSYNCLDRHVEAGRGDKTAILWEGEPGDTRSLTYKALLDEVSKLGNALKSHGVGKGDRVIIYMPMVPEAVVAMQACARIGATHSVVFGGFSAEALKDRIEDAGAKAVITADGGIRGGKTVALKKNVDRALNEGCDTVDHVVVLRRAENEIDWTEGRDVGFREIMERESADCPPEPVDSEHPLFILYTSGSTGKPKGVVHSSAGYLLGAIVSMKWVFDIREDDVYWCTADVGWVTGHTYIAYGPMAVGATQVMYEGAPTIPDPGRLWAIAERTGTTVFYTAPTAIRALMKQGDEWPAKHDLSKLRLLGTVGEPINPAAWMWYYEKIGGGRCPIVDTWWQTETGAHMIAPLPGATPLKPGSCTRPLPGIMADVVDEEGNSVEPGSHHGGLLVVRRPWPFMLRTIWGDDQRYVDTYYSHFTDQYLYLAGDSATQDEDGYFWILGRIDDVINVSGHRMGTMEVESALVSHDKVAEAAVVGRPDDVKGNSIFAFVILQGKREDQDLDQLRQDLRAHVTDEIGAIARPDEIRFADSLPKTRSGKIMRRLLRTIAAGDEVTQDISTLEDENVVRQLQGKA is encoded by the coding sequence ATGGGTGTTATGACGGACGAAACCTTGGAGTCAGTGCTCACTGAGAACCGGGTGTTCGAGGTGCCCGCGGAATTCGCCGAGAATGCCCGAATCGCCGGGATGGATCAGTACCGGGAAATGGCGAAGCGGGCCGCTCAGGACTATGAGGGCTTCTGGGCCGAGCAGGCCAATCAGGAGATCACCTGGGCGACCCCCTTCACCCGGGTGCTGGATGAAAGCACGCCGCCCTTCTACAAGTGGTTCGGCGACGGCAAGCTGAACGTCAGCTATAACTGCCTGGACCGCCACGTGGAGGCCGGCCGGGGCGACAAGACCGCCATCCTCTGGGAGGGCGAGCCCGGCGACACCCGTTCCCTGACCTACAAGGCGCTCCTCGACGAGGTGAGCAAGCTGGGCAATGCCCTCAAGTCCCATGGCGTGGGCAAGGGCGATCGGGTGATCATCTACATGCCCATGGTGCCCGAGGCGGTGGTGGCCATGCAGGCCTGCGCCCGCATCGGCGCCACCCACTCGGTGGTCTTCGGCGGCTTCTCGGCGGAGGCCCTCAAGGACCGCATCGAGGACGCCGGCGCCAAGGCGGTGATCACCGCCGACGGTGGCATCCGCGGCGGCAAGACCGTGGCCCTGAAGAAGAACGTGGACCGCGCCCTGAACGAGGGCTGCGACACGGTGGACCACGTGGTGGTGCTCCGGCGCGCCGAGAACGAGATCGACTGGACCGAGGGCCGGGACGTCGGCTTCCGCGAGATCATGGAGCGCGAATCGGCGGACTGTCCGCCCGAGCCGGTGGACTCCGAGCACCCGCTGTTCATCCTCTACACCTCCGGCTCCACCGGCAAGCCCAAGGGGGTGGTCCATTCCAGCGCCGGCTACCTGCTGGGCGCCATCGTTTCCATGAAGTGGGTGTTCGACATCCGCGAGGACGACGTCTACTGGTGCACCGCCGACGTGGGCTGGGTCACCGGCCACACCTATATCGCTTACGGTCCCATGGCGGTGGGGGCCACCCAGGTCATGTACGAGGGCGCGCCCACCATCCCCGATCCGGGCCGGCTGTGGGCCATCGCCGAGCGCACTGGCACCACCGTCTTCTACACCGCCCCCACGGCCATCCGCGCGCTCATGAAGCAGGGCGATGAGTGGCCCGCCAAGCACGATCTGTCCAAGCTGCGGCTGCTCGGCACGGTGGGCGAGCCCATCAACCCCGCCGCGTGGATGTGGTACTACGAGAAGATCGGCGGCGGTCGCTGCCCCATCGTGGACACCTGGTGGCAGACCGAGACCGGCGCCCACATGATCGCCCCGCTGCCCGGGGCCACGCCGCTCAAGCCCGGCTCCTGCACCAGGCCGCTGCCGGGCATCATGGCCGACGTGGTGGACGAGGAGGGCAATTCCGTGGAGCCCGGCTCCCACCACGGCGGTCTGCTGGTGGTGCGCAGGCCCTGGCCCTTCATGCTGCGGACCATCTGGGGCGACGACCAGCGCTACGTGGACACCTATTACAGCCACTTCACCGACCAGTACCTCTACCTGGCCGGCGACTCGGCCACCCAGGACGAGGACGGCTATTTCTGGATCCTTGGCCGCATCGACGACGTCATCAACGTCTCCGGCCACCGCATGGGCACCATGGAGGTGGAATCGGCCCTGGTCTCCCACGACAAGGTGGCCGAGGCGGCCGTGGTCGGCCGTCCCGACGACGTGAAGGGCAATTCCATCTTCGCCTTCGTGATCCTGCAGGGGAAGCGGGAGGACCAGGACCTGGACCAGCTGCGCCAGGATCTGCGGGCCCACGTCACCGACGAGATCGGCGCCATCGCCCGCCCCGACGAGATCCGTTTCGCGGACTCCCTGCCCAAGACGCGCTCCGGCAAGATCATGCGCCGCCTGCTGCGCACCATCGCCGCCGGCGACGAGGTGACCCAGGATATCTCCACGCTGGAGGACGAGAACGTGGTGCGCCAGCTCCAGGGAAAGGCCTGA
- a CDS encoding energy-coupling factor ABC transporter permease: protein MNLPDGLLPTSWLLVSHLVFALLLVGLIRLAPWRNLRARPDLALVFAGFLAGVVLLWTVRAGIPQNPGLNLHLLGATILTLAFGWPLALLGLITVLLLTTLMGLSGWQTFSLNALLLAGVPVLVAAAVHQFVYRKLPNHPFIYIFLSAFLGGALTMGALAAASGAVLTLSGTYGMDALVREYLRYFPLLMFPEAFLTGGVLSILVVYRPEWVVTFDDETYINGK from the coding sequence ATGAACCTGCCCGACGGACTCCTGCCGACCTCCTGGCTCCTGGTGAGCCACCTCGTCTTCGCCCTCCTGCTCGTGGGGCTCATCCGTCTGGCGCCGTGGCGCAACTTGCGGGCCCGGCCCGATCTGGCCCTGGTGTTCGCCGGTTTCCTGGCGGGGGTGGTCCTTCTCTGGACCGTCCGGGCGGGAATCCCGCAGAACCCCGGCCTCAATCTTCACCTGCTCGGCGCCACCATCCTGACCCTGGCCTTCGGCTGGCCGCTGGCGCTGCTGGGCCTCATCACGGTGCTCCTGCTCACCACCCTAATGGGGCTTTCCGGGTGGCAGACTTTCTCCCTGAACGCCCTCCTGCTGGCCGGCGTACCGGTGCTGGTGGCGGCGGCGGTGCACCAGTTCGTATACCGCAAGCTGCCCAACCACCCCTTCATCTATATCTTCCTCAGCGCCTTTCTGGGCGGGGCGCTGACCATGGGCGCCCTGGCCGCGGCCTCGGGCGCGGTGCTCACCTTGTCCGGCACCTACGGTATGGACGCCCTGGTGCGGGAATACCTGCGCTACTTCCCCCTGCTCATGTTCCCGGAAGCCTTCCTCACCGGCGGGGTGCTGTCGATACTGGTGGTGTACCGTCCGGAGTGGGTGGTCACCTTCGACGATGAGACCTACATCAACGGCAAGTAG
- the thpR gene encoding RNA 2',3'-cyclic phosphodiesterase → MPEDTGKQRLFFALWPPPGLQRALAERAREALDGRRARRVPAENLHVTLAFLGEVDARTRECAEEAAGSLELPSFTLAIDRLGLWARRGLLWAGPSRAPEALPALAAELGRSLEPCGLERDRRPFRAHLTLARKAAGQPPRQAMDPLEWRVDRFVLVASQLGPGGSAYTLLREWPLHG, encoded by the coding sequence ATGCCTGAAGATACCGGGAAGCAGCGACTGTTCTTCGCCCTGTGGCCCCCGCCCGGGCTGCAGCGCGCGCTGGCGGAGCGGGCGCGGGAGGCGCTGGACGGGCGGCGGGCGCGGCGGGTGCCCGCGGAGAACCTGCACGTCACGCTCGCCTTCCTGGGCGAGGTGGACGCCCGGACCCGTGAGTGCGCCGAGGAGGCGGCCGGGTCCCTGGAGCTGCCGTCCTTCACCCTTGCCATCGACCGGCTGGGGCTCTGGGCCCGCCGGGGGCTGCTGTGGGCGGGACCCTCCCGGGCCCCGGAGGCCCTGCCCGCGCTGGCGGCGGAGCTGGGCCGTTCCCTGGAGCCCTGCGGCCTGGAGCGGGATCGCCGCCCCTTCCGGGCCCACCTCACCCTGGCGCGCAAGGCCGCCGGGCAACCGCCCCGGCAGGCCATGGATCCCCTGGAATGGCGGGTGGACCGCTTCGTGCTGGTGGCCTCCCAGCTCGGTCCCGGGGGATCGGCCTACACCCTCCTCCGGGAATGGCCGCTTCACGGCTAG
- a CDS encoding ABC-ATPase domain-containing protein, which translates to MADAKQLEQTLERIDGRGYKAYKDIAGRYAFERFTLLIDHVQADPFAAPSRLRAVIPWAVTDLPEEVHASPPRTRAARDFLARAFRRAAREEDDVNIDAGRQTILDRTACVFTEAGVELRFTAGLPAAGRKILGRKARELLCDRLPEIIRSAAEAERLDTGALLDHCAAAEDQAALRDALEERGLVAFVGEGAVLPRRSGVDDRPLADAVPWQTPDALRVTLATPNAGAVSGMGIPRGITLIVGGGFHGKSTLLNALETGVYDHVPGDGRERIVADPTAVKVRAEDGRAVSGVDLSPFINHLPYGKSTTAFSTDLASGSTSQAAALQEALEAGCQSLLVDEDTSATNFMIRDERMQALVVKENEPITPFVDRIRQLRDRLGVSTILVMGGSGDYFDCADTVVQMQEYIPLDVTEKAREIAATHVTGRREEHESDLERPRVRGLQTGSVDPTVKKGKRKVQGKGRDHLVFGREDVDLRAVEQVADASQVRAIGQLLAKLGDEGGTVEDPPSWLRERLAGSEWHRLFDKPDGDLALPRVFEAMAALNRLRGVRLK; encoded by the coding sequence ATGGCCGACGCAAAGCAGCTTGAACAGACCCTGGAGCGCATCGACGGACGCGGCTACAAGGCCTACAAGGATATCGCCGGGCGTTACGCCTTCGAGCGCTTCACTCTTCTGATCGACCACGTCCAGGCGGACCCCTTCGCGGCCCCTTCCCGGCTGCGCGCCGTGATTCCCTGGGCGGTGACCGACCTCCCGGAGGAGGTGCACGCCTCCCCGCCGCGCACCCGCGCTGCCCGGGACTTCCTGGCCCGGGCCTTCCGCCGGGCCGCCCGGGAGGAGGATGACGTGAACATCGATGCCGGGCGGCAGACCATCCTCGACCGCACCGCCTGCGTGTTCACGGAGGCGGGCGTGGAGCTGCGCTTCACCGCCGGTCTCCCCGCCGCGGGGCGCAAGATCCTCGGCCGCAAGGCGCGGGAGCTGCTCTGCGACCGCCTCCCGGAGATCATCCGCTCCGCCGCCGAGGCGGAGCGCCTGGATACCGGGGCCCTGCTCGATCATTGCGCGGCGGCGGAGGACCAGGCGGCCCTGCGCGACGCCCTGGAGGAGCGGGGGCTGGTGGCCTTCGTGGGCGAGGGCGCCGTGCTGCCGCGCCGCTCCGGGGTGGACGACCGGCCGCTCGCCGACGCCGTTCCCTGGCAGACGCCGGACGCCCTGCGCGTGACCCTGGCCACGCCCAACGCCGGAGCGGTCAGCGGCATGGGCATCCCCCGGGGCATCACCCTGATCGTGGGCGGCGGCTTCCACGGCAAGTCCACGCTCCTCAACGCCCTGGAGACGGGCGTCTACGACCATGTGCCCGGGGACGGTCGCGAGCGGATCGTGGCGGACCCCACGGCCGTGAAGGTGCGCGCCGAGGACGGCCGCGCCGTTTCCGGCGTGGACCTGTCGCCCTTCATCAACCATCTGCCCTACGGCAAGTCCACCACCGCCTTCTCCACGGACCTGGCCTCGGGCTCCACCTCCCAGGCCGCCGCCCTGCAGGAAGCCCTGGAGGCGGGCTGCCAGTCGCTGCTGGTGGACGAGGACACCTCGGCCACCAACTTCATGATCCGCGACGAGCGCATGCAGGCCCTGGTGGTCAAGGAGAACGAGCCCATCACGCCCTTCGTGGACCGCATCCGCCAGCTCCGCGACCGGCTGGGCGTCTCCACCATCCTGGTCATGGGGGGCTCCGGGGACTACTTCGACTGCGCCGACACAGTGGTCCAGATGCAGGAGTACATCCCGCTGGACGTCACCGAAAAGGCGCGCGAGATCGCCGCCACCCACGTCACCGGCCGGCGCGAGGAGCACGAGAGCGACCTGGAGCGGCCCCGCGTCCGCGGCCTGCAGACCGGATCGGTCGATCCCACCGTCAAGAAGGGCAAGCGCAAGGTGCAGGGCAAGGGCCGCGACCACCTGGTCTTCGGCCGCGAGGACGTGGACCTGCGCGCCGTGGAGCAGGTGGCGGATGCCTCCCAGGTGCGGGCCATCGGCCAGCTCCTGGCCAAGCTCGGTGACGAGGGCGGGACCGTCGAGGACCCGCCCTCCTGGCTGCGGGAGCGTCTGGCGGGCTCCGAATGGCACCGTCTGTTCGACAAGCCCGACGGCGACCTGGCCCTGCCCCGGGTGTTCGAGGCCATGGCCGCCCTCAACCGCCTGCGGGGGGTGCGCCTGAAGTAG
- a CDS encoding cation diffusion facilitator family transporter: MGAQHSHGHDHDHGAGNDRRLLWALALTLGFAAVEAVGGWLSGSLALLGDAGHMLTDSVSLGLAALAARVARKPPTTRHSFGLGRVEVLTALVNGVFMLAVVGGIAVAALERFAHPQEVAGGMVLVVAGLGLLVNLGAAWLLHGGEGLNVRGAMLHIMGDLLGSVAALTSGAVILLTGWMPIDPILSLLICALILFASFNLLREGLHVLMEGVPPHLDLPEVGRTLAAVEGVHSVHDLHIWVPDSGMTALSAHVVVQDLKDWEVLLDRLHNVLRREFNIEHATLQPEPLNKPLHHMTLDAAPHTGSTLE; this comes from the coding sequence TTGGGCGCCCAGCACAGCCACGGCCATGACCACGATCACGGAGCGGGCAACGACCGCCGCCTGCTCTGGGCCCTCGCGCTGACGCTGGGCTTCGCGGCCGTGGAGGCGGTGGGCGGCTGGCTTTCGGGGTCCCTGGCCCTGCTCGGCGACGCCGGCCATATGCTCACCGATTCCGTGTCCCTGGGCTTGGCCGCGCTGGCGGCCCGGGTGGCCCGGAAGCCGCCCACCACCCGGCACTCCTTTGGCCTGGGCCGGGTGGAGGTGCTCACGGCCCTGGTGAACGGCGTCTTCATGCTCGCCGTGGTGGGCGGCATCGCCGTGGCGGCCCTGGAGCGGTTCGCCCATCCGCAGGAGGTGGCCGGCGGCATGGTCCTGGTGGTGGCGGGGCTGGGGCTGCTGGTGAACCTGGGCGCGGCCTGGCTCCTGCACGGCGGCGAGGGTCTGAACGTGCGCGGCGCCATGCTCCACATCATGGGCGACCTGCTGGGCTCCGTGGCGGCCCTCACTTCCGGCGCGGTGATCCTGCTCACCGGCTGGATGCCCATCGACCCCATCCTTTCCCTGCTGATCTGCGCCCTGATCCTCTTCGCCAGCTTCAATCTGCTTCGGGAGGGGCTGCACGTGCTCATGGAGGGGGTGCCGCCCCATCTGGACCTGCCGGAAGTGGGACGGACCCTGGCCGCCGTGGAAGGCGTGCATTCCGTGCACGACCTCCACATCTGGGTACCGGACTCCGGAATGACCGCCCTCTCCGCTCACGTGGTAGTGCAGGACCTCAAGGACTGGGAGGTCCTGCTGGACCGCCTGCACAACGTGCTCCGCCGGGAGTTCAACATCGAGCACGCCACCCTGCAGCCGGAGCCCCTGAACAAGCCCCTGCACCACATGACGCTGGACGCCGCGCCCCATACCGGCTCGACGCTGGAGTGA
- a CDS encoding TatD family nuclease-associated radical SAM protein → MSKQKDPPGRLVYALGDRLYINLTSGCSLKCQFCLKNNDTGPMVGDVDLSLGRQPSATEIRKALTDLEGYAEVVFCGFGEPTLRLPTLLELAEFLKRKNMPVRLNTDGLANRVFRRDVTPQFAGRIDRISVSLNAQDAETYNRLCAPPWPDAFQYLMDFIRNARDHVEEVSATAIDGLEGVDIEACRRLAEEDLGVMFRPRPLDDIG, encoded by the coding sequence TTGAGCAAGCAAAAGGACCCTCCGGGCCGGCTGGTCTATGCCCTCGGCGACCGGCTTTACATCAACCTCACCAGCGGCTGCAGCCTGAAATGCCAATTCTGCCTCAAGAACAATGACACCGGTCCCATGGTGGGGGATGTGGACCTCTCCCTGGGACGCCAGCCCTCGGCCACGGAGATCCGCAAGGCGCTCACCGACCTGGAAGGCTATGCGGAGGTGGTGTTCTGCGGCTTCGGCGAGCCCACGCTGCGCCTTCCGACCCTCCTGGAGCTCGCGGAATTCCTCAAGCGGAAGAACATGCCGGTGCGGCTGAACACGGACGGCCTCGCCAACCGGGTCTTCCGCCGCGACGTGACGCCGCAGTTCGCGGGACGGATCGACCGCATCTCGGTCTCCCTGAACGCCCAGGATGCCGAGACCTACAACCGGCTCTGCGCGCCGCCGTGGCCCGATGCCTTCCAATACCTGATGGACTTCATCCGCAACGCGCGTGACCACGTGGAGGAGGTATCCGCCACGGCCATCGACGGCCTGGAGGGCGTGGACATCGAGGCATGCCGCCGGCTGGCGGAGGAGGACCTGGGGGTGATGTTCCGCCCCCGGCCACTGGATGATATCGGCTGA